The Apis cerana isolate GH-2021 linkage group LG12, AcerK_1.0, whole genome shotgun sequence sequence ACCATGGCAATAGATGGAAAATTAACAAGCAAAAGAATACTTTGGCCCCAATGGATAGCCGGATTTGgaggtaaattaatattattaattgaaccgTAAAGGTTCTCGAATCCATCCAACGAGATCAAAATCGACCAACGTCGAATTTGTTTGCAGTTTTGTTATTAGGAACCGAGGTGGGATTGATGGGAGGTTGGTCCTCTCCGTACATCAGCGAATTAATATCTCCGAATTCTTCGTTCACAATTACGATGTCAGAACTATCTTGGGTCGTATCGCTGTTCAATCTCGGCAGATTGACGGGCTGTATCAAAGGTGCTCTGTGCAGCGGCTATTTTGGCAGTGAAAAGACGATTCTGATCTCTAGTATGCCTATCACGTTGAGCTGGCTCTTCATCATCCTGGCTAACAGAGTGGAATGGATATACATCGCGAGATTCCTTGGTGGCCTCAGCCTGGGAATGGTTTACTCCTGCTATTCCTTATATCTGGGCGAAATAGCGAACCCTGATATAAGAGGAGCGTTAGTCGCAATGGGTACCACTGGATTACCAATAGGGAACCTTCTAATGAGCGTCATGGGAGCGTATTTGTCGATGTACACATCGGCTTTGATAGCTCTAATTTCCTGCATCgtgattataatcattttcgtCTGGTTGCCAGAATCGCCTTACTacttgataaagaaaaaattagacgAGAAAGCGAAACACTCGATCCAATGGTATCACAGGGATTGCGACGTGGAGCAGGAGTTCAAGGAGATGCAAATATTCGTCGAGAGTCTCAATAGACAATCGTTGTTGGACACTTTGAAGGAATTCAAGATTTTTCATTACAGAAAGTCAATAACCATAGTCTCGATTCTTATCGTGTACAGTCAATTGTCCGGGATAAAcagtattctattttatatggaGTCGATTTTAACCACGGCGAAGGTCAGTGTCATAGAACCCGCGCAAGTGGTGATAATAGTGATGACGGGTGGTGTTGTTGCATCGTGTTTATCGATATTCCTGCTGGACAGATTCGGAAGGAAATTTCTGATGATCGCGTCCTGCAGCGCGATCCTCCTGTCTTATAGTATTTTGACACTCGAGTTTCATTTGTTGGATTTCGGCTTCGATTCGGAAAAAGTGGAAGGATTGGCGATCATtggaatgatattattttacatatctatatttacGGGCATCATTCTCGTCCCATCGACGATGATGGGTGAAATTTTCCCTCCACATCTCAAGTGCATCGCTGCATGCATCGTCAGTATCTCGGGCTCTGTAATCGCTTTCCTCTCCACGCTTACTTATTTAACACTGCTCGATTTTATGACCGAGAAATACTTATTCTTGTTCTACGGTTTGCTCGTGGCCTCGTGCATACCGTTCACCCTATTCCTTGTGCCTGAGACGAAGGGACTATCCTTGCAAGAGATTCAGAATAAGTTGATGGGGAAGGACGACAACGACAAAGCGTTACGTGCGTCCACGTGCatcgataaagataaattttctcaaGAACGAAATTTCGGACTATACGTGATCTCACGTGATGATTAACGTAATGGTATATCACATCGCATATTGTGCAATTAACATAGAGAGAACTTGTATTTACCACTGATTTGTAAATACCATTCAAGAGTGTAACGTTTTTTTCTTaagtaaatgataatatagactgtgatattaatatatcgacGGAACTGGAGTTTGGAAACTTTTATCTCTGTAAGAGTGAAATATTGGTGTAGATGGTAGTAGATGAAACTCGATTTCTCGAGGAATCGTCTCTCGATCCGGCAGTTATTTTCGTTTCGGGCCGATGAAAGAACATCGAGAAGAATTTTCTGGTAAATCTAGAAACGCGACGACCGAAGAGGCAGGGATAGAATAGATAGATAACAGAAGAAAAGGTCGCGACGCCTGTTGTTCTTTTGCCTTTCCATTCTTCCTTTAACCGAGAAACGATGTAGCTATTTCTCTTTGGGGCGGACATACGACCGGCGTAACGTCGACGATGGAACTCGGCCagtttcatattttacaaGACGATATTTCAGCCGCGCTGGCTACGCCAACAACGTTAAAGATGCCGCGATCCCATGGTGCCGCTGTTGAAAATTGGACGCGGACCTTATCTCGCTCGGGTCATTGCACGATGACTTTCCTTGATCACCTTATAAAGCCGGAACGGCATCGATACGGAATTTACGatgcaatttttcatttattattaacgcaTACGAGCATGAATTTTCCACGATAAATTgccgatattaaaaaactgtGAGCAAGACGTTTCGTTTGTAAACAATCGGAtcgacgatatatatatatattcgatgctaaagattatttttaaaagggaataaaaaaaaatagaaatggcAAAAATGGGAAAGAATCAAGTGAAAccgaatgtttaaaaaaaaatgatttatcgtAGCGGGATAACGATACGGGTTAGGATATGTAACGTTATTCCATGTTATATATTTCCGTGACGACGAGCCGAACGTCAACGCGgcgaattaattacttaaatgtcactgttatttcataataaatgtttcacATATCGTGCACACATCCGCCCCTTCTCCGGCCggttatcattttaaattcattaccGTGCAACCCAATTGCGTTCGGAGGATTGCGTGAACCAATAACTCTTTGCTCCATCCACGCCAGGATAATGGTCACATGGATCCAATGACATTCACCAATATTGTTAACTTATTACATCTCGCGCGATTCGAATTCGCGATAAATCAATACCGAGAAGAATTCTCTTtcgaataaacatatatatatatatataggaaatactataaatttatatatccgcGTGCAATACGAAGACAGGGAAGATGCTTTCAACTATTGCTATTGTTTGACGActtcatgaaatattcataaatattcattgtttcCTTGGATCGCTATTGTGCGatttatttcttcctttcgGTGTTTGAAACGATCGTTGCAGTTTAACGAtcgtataatgaaaaatgaaaatacgtaTGTCATACGATTAACATTTGCGAATGAAACAATTTCTatggaatatataattctattcggAAGAATGGATATTGTATGTTGATACatttaagagaaaataagATATCGATGGGATGAGATTAAGCTCGATGAATTCGGTGAACTTGATTACGTATCGAAACAAGTtccatattaatatcattttcaatgttagGGAACGTCTCGAATATGTAATCGCTAAACCCAAACGTTAACTCGATCATTCTTCTATGTGTAAATCGTCTCTATGTTCGTTTCGGAACTTCTAATCGGTTTAAAACTATCTGCAACTAGACCGAGTCAATTATCCTGTCAACTCTCTGTCCTCGATCTCTTTATTATggtatcgatataaatttgaaattgttttaatagatatttttaatttatatggtataaatatatatatatatatattttttatggaaatataaaggtttatcaaattgaaacaaaaatatcaagttgttgtaaacgaaacgatcgtattctcaatataagaatttttcgtatttattaattttattaaaaatgatattaaaaatttgactcGATAAAATCGATACATATCGTCCAATGAAAagcaaagttaaaattattataattaattaatttgattaactCGATTGATCAccgttaataatttgttttcgtGATTATCATatcaattgtaatttcttaaatcagttacaaattatttgatacgatcttttcaaaaattctattaatgttATAGCAATTTTTTGACGTtacgttaaattttaaatccgtataaaaatttaacgttgAAATACAattcgtaatatataattcgcaatatataatttacttcattgtaacaatatttaaattgtcaaTTCATCCAggtttcatcaaattttaaaataacgcaataaaatttaacgatacaTCGAGTCTCATCTCCGCATAATTTTGTACGTAAAATTGGTCATATCATATGCCACagcttaataattcttttgcaTTCTGACCTGTATAATTTAACCTATCGATAGCATACACACAGAAAAAATACGATTACTTATCTCGAAAAATCAAACAATGGATCGAGAATCGAGTCTAGCAAAGTTCGCCGGAACACGAAGATCGAGGCGCAAAGAAAAATCATGCATACGAGCTGCAATAATGGAATGCCTCCAACTTTCAGTCAATAAAGAAGTTCCGAAAACAATTTTGCAATGCAATAACCCTTCGCGCCGCGGCAATCGACAAAGTTTCCCTCGAAGCCTTGCCTCTTTCACGTTCACGGACCCGGACGATCTTAAAATTCAACGAACTTCCAAGAGGATCGTTTTTCCACTTACAAACAAAGATTTCTCCGCCCTTGCTGATTCTCTCCTCGAACCATTCG is a genomic window containing:
- the LOC107995489 gene encoding facilitated trehalose transporter Tret1-2 homolog isoform X1, with translation MSLSIRLVNTFPLFVTEIYIPTLRNTYQYIKQKDLYFYFVESNTPVLFLRVSNMEENITRTISLRKALNYIISRIIRTFTMTMAIDGKLTSKRILWPQWIAGFGVLLLGTEVGLMGGWSSPYISELISPNSSFTITMSELSWVVSLFNLGRLTGCIKGALCSGYFGSEKTILISSMPITLSWLFIILANRVEWIYIARFLGGLSLGMVYSCYSLYLGEIANPDIRGALVAMGTTGLPIGNLLMSVMGAYLSMYTSALIALISCIVIIIIFVWLPESPYYLIKKKLDEKAKHSIQWYHRDCDVEQEFKEMQIFVESLNRQSLLDTLKEFKIFHYRKSITIVSILIVYSQLSGINSILFYMESILTTAKVSVIEPAQVVIIVMTGGVVASCLSIFLLDRFGRKFLMIASCSAILLSYSILTLEFHLLDFGFDSEKVEGLAIIGMILFYISIFTGIILVPSTMMGEIFPPHLKCIAACIVSISGSVIAFLSTLTYLTLLDFMTEKYLFLFYGLLVASCIPFTLFLVPETKGLSLQEIQNKLMGKDDNDKALRASTCIDKDKFSQERNFGLYVISRDD